The proteins below come from a single Chrysoperla carnea chromosome 1, inChrCarn1.1, whole genome shotgun sequence genomic window:
- the LOC123305202 gene encoding acyl-CoA Delta-9 desaturase-like, whose protein sequence is MEHQTQIHNKNESYFKKLFNFKTELIWLNIVSIIGFHFFAVYTLYLYDWLNFPNSVYTVLWAVVTGGIAGFGVTAGAHRLWSHRSYKAKLPLRIILMLCYAMAGQNRLYDWVRDHRVHHKFSETDADPHNANRGFFFAHVGWLMMRKHPDVLQKGRLIDMSDILEDPVVQFFERYFYFIKFTMCFIIPSAIPMYFWNETWFYAICSQSVIRYVSSLNFTWLVNSAAHIWGNKPYDRRIGPVENMSVALVAMGEGWHNYHHVFPWDYKAAELGNYRVNITTFWLDLFAKIGWAYDLKAPSKELIQKVIEKSGDGTHSVFGEKEISENEDKWRKQKQN, encoded by the exons ATGGAACATCAGActcaaattcataataaaaatgaatcatattttaaaaaattatttaattttaaaactgaattAATTTGGTTAAATATCGTCAGTATTAttggatttcatttttttgctgTGTATACACTATATCTTTATGATTGGTTAAACTTTCCAAATTCAGTGTACACGGTCTTGTGGg CTGTTGTTACTGGTGGTATAGCTGGATTTGGTGTAACAGCTGGAGCTCATCGATTGTGGTCACATAGATCGTACAAAGCAAAACTACCCTTAAGAATAATATTAATGCTGTGTTATGCTATGGCAGGCCAG aatcGGTTATACGATTGGGTACGTGATCATCGCGTTCATCATAAGTTTAGTGAAACTGATGCCGATCCTCATAATGCAAATCGTGGATTCTTTTTTGCACATGTTGGATGGTTAATGATGCGAAAACATCCGGATGTATTGCAGAAAGGAAGACTCATTGATATGTCTGATATTTTGGAAGATCCCGTTGTGCAGTTTTTTGAAAG atatttttattttatcaaattcactATGTGCTTCATAATACCAAGTGCAATACCAATGTATTTTTGGAATGAAACATGGTTTTATGCAATTTGTTCACAATCTGTTATTCGCTATGTAtcatcattaaattttacatggCTTGTTAACAGTGCTGCACATATTTGGGGTAATAAACCATATGACag acGTATTGGCCCAGTCGAAAATATGAGCGTTGCTCTTGTTGCAATGGGTGAAGGTTGGCATAATTATCATCATGTATTTCCATGGGATTATAAAGCAGCTGAATTGGGTAATTATCGTGTAAATATCACTACATTTTGGTTGGATTTATTTGCAAAGATTGGTTGGGCTTATGATTTAAAAGCTCCATCCAAggaattaattcaaaaagttattgaaaaatctGGTGATGGTACACATTCCGTTTTTGGTGAAAAAGAAATTTCTGAAAATGAAGACAAATGGAGAAAACAAAAgcaaaattag
- the LOC123290684 gene encoding acyl-CoA desaturase-like, whose amino-acid sequence MTETKLVEKRVCENNTKSIVKNETNLKNYKHGKFLWFEFETELKWYNITLLSIFHILFLYGVLTYSYGLNWRTLCAVIWFFGYGLFGGFGVTGGAHRYWTHRSYKANLIWRYILMCCFAASGQNTLYDWVRDHRVHHKYSETPADPHDATRGFFFAHCGWLMMKKRPEVIEKGREVDLSDVLECPVAQFHQRHFTLLRYIFSYIIPVIVPKFVWNDTWHDAIFFGGFARMVFGLNAAWLVNSAAHIWGNRPYDRRINPRENLFVSILDMGEGWHNYHHTFPWDYKAAEFGFYPYNWTTFWIDLASKLGWVTNRKKASQKIINNTIQKYGDGSHIEHHYMLEVAEEEDKWRDKTE is encoded by the exons atgaCTGAAACAAAGTTAGTAGAAAAAAGAGTTTGCGAAAATAATACgaaaagtattgtaaaaaatgagacgaatcttaaaaattataaacatggaaaatttttatggtttgaATTTGAAACAGAATTAAAATGGTATAATATTACATTGTTATCAATATTCCacatattatttctttatggAGTTTTAACATATTCATATGGATTAAATTGGCGTACTTTGTGCGCAGTTATTTGGT tttttggtTATGGACTTTTTGGAGGATTTGGTGTTACTGGTGGTGCACATCGATATTGGACTCATAGATCATATAAAGCAAATTTGATATGGCGCTATATTTTAATGTGCTGTTTTGCAGCATCGGGACag AATACTTTGTACGATTGGGTCCGTGATCATCGTGTACATCATAAATATAGTGAAACACCTGCTGATCCACATGATGCAACACGTGGATTCTTTTTTGCTCATTGTGGTTGGTTAATGATGAAGAAACGACCAGAAGTAATTGAAAAAGGTCGAGAAGTTGATTTGAGTGACGTATTGGAATGTCCAGTGGCTCAATTTCATCAAAG ACATTTCACCCTACTACGatacatattttcatatattataccAGTCATTGTTCCCAAATTTGTCTGGAATGATACATGGCATGATGCAATATTTTTTGGAGGTTTTGCTCGAATGGTTTTCGGACTAAATGCTGCTTGGCTTGTTAACAGTGCTGCACATATATGGGGAAATCGTCCATATGATAG ACGCATAAATCCAAGGGAGAACCTGTTTGTATCAATATTGGATATGGGAGAAGGTTGGCATAATTACCACCACACATTCCCTTGGGATTATAAAGCAGCTGAATTTGGTTTTTATCCATATAATTGGACAACATTTTGGATTGATTTGGCTTCAAAATTAGGCTGGGTCACAAATCGGAAAAAAgcatcacaaaaaattattaataa